CTTTTACCAATGGCATGTAATATTTTGGTTCAGGTACTAAATTATGTTTACTGAAAAAGTGTATTTTTCGCTTTGTTTACGTGCTCAAGTTTTCAGGAATTTCTGCTGCATCAGTGGTAAGCCTGaaattatatactagtactatatattatttGTATTGAACTTTGATAGAGTTAGCTGAATATTGATGAAGCTAAAACATATAGTTTCATTTTGCTCCTTTTTGCTCATCTACTCCTCTCTCAAGATTTTGTTTTTAGCTATCTATATTTGTAGCTTGGTAGAAGATCAAAACTTATGTCAATCTGCTTGTAATATTTTACACATGGTGACTCAGCTTTACTGGCGGACAAGGGATCTTGGCTATTTGGTGGAGGCTATCATGGTTCTGGAGTTTGGATTAGCTATCCGAAGGTTAGAAAGTTCATTTTGCTGATTTTTATCTTGTTACATAAGTCTACCTCACCGTAGTGTTGGCAAACATGAAACTATAATTGTATATTAATCATGGTTGGGAAGTATTACTAGAAGTAAAGTTTATTTCCCATTATTGTAAAGAAGAAAGATATGGGCATAcaatctttattttattaatttgacaTGTCCATAGGAGAAAGGAGAATTGTACTTCCTCTTCATCTAAGCTTATGATGAGATGAGTGGTTTTAGTCAATTGAAACCATGTTTTTTAATAGAATAGACTTATATttgtttcgaaaattaataaaCTATACTGTGCGTATTATTTATAACCATGTATGAATCTAACTTTTAATTGCCCTGGTTTGTTGCAGATATGTCTTCCAGTACAAAATTTTATTGGTTCATCTTTATTCGTATTGGAATTCCCTTCCGTTAGCTTATGAACGGTAATTGGAAGATGTTGCATCAGCATATTTCATCTCTCCCCCCCTCTCactgtcacacacacacacacacacagaaacCCACATCCATACAAAAGCATCAAGCCTACTATACTTCTTGGTTGTTGGGCTTGAGATCCATTTCAAAATATCTCCTAATCCTGACTTGAGTTCTTTTCCATATCTCTGTAGATATAAATCCTTGGATGTGAAGAATATATTGCTGGAGACAGTATCTCACCACATATTACCACAGATGTTAGCATCTCCACTCTGGCCAGATCTGAATATTCTGTTGAGTGATTATTTAAGATTCATGGACGATCACTTCCGAGAGTCAGCAGATCTCACCTTTCTTGCTTATCGCCACAGGAATTACTCAAAAGTAAGAAGGCAGCTCTTGATTGTATATTATTATACTTAAATTAGCATCTCAGTGGCATGTCACATTTCTCTTGAACAACGAAGTGCTTAATGTTCCTCTTGTCTTCATGGTCTTAGGCAATTGAATTTGTCCAATTCAAAGAAAGATTGCAGCGTTCCAGTCAGTACTTAATGGCAAAGATTGAATTACCAATTTTACAGATAAAACAGAACTCGAATAATATTGATGAAGAGGAGGTAACTGTGGTATGCTTTTGTGCTTTTCCAATTCTTGTTTACAAGATTATTCAAGTAAATTTTATCTTTCAGTCCACCTTGGAGAGCTTGGGATATGGAACTCACTTTATTGACCTCTCAAATGAGATTGGAAGCAAATTATTGACCTTTAATGAAGACTTCAATTTACGGCCTTGGTGGACGCCAACTTATGATAAAAATTATCTCTTAGGTTAGTGTGTTCTGCAGCGGCTGCTTCATTATAAATATCTGTTAATGACAGTGATTATTCAATTGCTGTATATATatgataattttataataattcatTCTTAACTGGCAAAATTCTTTCTCTAATGGTGTTTGCAGGACCCTTTGGAGGACCATCATATTGTCCTAGAGAAAACATGGTAATGATATTAAGCTGTTAATTAGTATCTATTCTCTTATGTTTTAACTTTCAGTATATTAGTTCTTACGGTTAAAGTCGCAAATGGATATCCAATTTCAATGGTTCAAAAAGTTTATATAGAAGATAAATTTCTGTTAGTTTTGTTAATGGAAGAATATGGAGTTATTATCAAAACTATAGTAGATTATCACATGTTTCATGGCTGTTGCAGCAAAATCTGATCAAGCAAACAGAACTGGATGCagttaaaaaaatagaaaagagaTCCCTTCTTCCACGAATGATATATCTATCCATATATTCCGCTTCAGCGTCAGTAAAGGAAAACATTGAAGCCAATGGTTCCACAGTTGACCCGAAGCTCCCATTGGAGCTGAAAATATTACTTGAACGCTACGCAAAGATCTTGGAGTTTCCCTTCCGAGAAGCTGTAGAACTTGTCTTTGGGGTATCAAGCGGCCAGAAGTCCCTAGAGGTGTGTTCTTTTTCGTCTAAAGcttatgatttatttgttttttttgtctAAAACTTGCCGTTTATTGTGGCTAAGCAATCCTGCATAATGTTTACTTATCACAGACCGTGTTATTAGATGAGGGCTATAGACGTTTTGCATGTGTCACCTATTTTTCGGCTATCATTTTATTAGCTGAGGATAAAGAATGCCAACATGGCTTAAATAGTGATTTATCTGCGTGTATTTGTTGTGAATTTTGATGCTTTATCTTTTCAAACGTGATTGAGTGTTTGATTCATGTTGCAAGATAGTTTTTTTGACCCCTTAACGATTCGTATCCCCTGAAAAATAATGATTCGTATCTCCTTATGCAGGTACCCAGTATGGATATTATTGACTGGACTAATTTCGTTGTCTTTTTGAATGCTTGGAATCTAAACTCTCATGAGATTGGCCAAGGCGATTCTGGCCGTAGCACTTGGAAGCTAGCAAATACTTTTCTGAGGAAATATGTCGAGGAGATGATCAAATCTGCAGGGCCCGTAGTTTCGTCTCCAGGAAACGACCTTTCTTTTCTGGTGCAGCTCGTAACCGAACCCCTAGCTTGGCATGCTCTAATTCTCCAGTCCTGTGTCCGCTCCTTGCATCCTTCggcaaagaagaaaaagaaaggtgGATCTGTTGAGCAATCAAACTCCCAGCTGTTGAATGAGATTCATATCTCGATCCAGTCTCTCCGTGATACTATAGAAGTTATTACAAAATGGTTGAAAGATCAGCTCCAGAAACCCCATGATGGGAAATTCGAAACCATGTATTCCTTGGTACAGAGAGACGACACGTGTGATGGGCCAGGGAAGGTCTTCAAGATACTCAGATCTCCCGTGTCAGCGATGAAGGATGCTGAGGTTGGAGATAGGATTCTTGAGGCGCTGCACTCTTGGGACCCTGCTGATGTCGTGAGGAAGATTGTGGCAGGGCAGGACGGCCTGCTGCTGGAGCTCCTCAAAATCTGTGAATCGAGGATCAAATCATTGCAGGCTCTGAGGATTCAGTTGTAGCTCAAAACTACAAATGCAAGAGTGAGTTGAAGAATCATTTTCAGGTAATGACTCCTTATGTTCTGTTTGATTTGGGGATTATCTGCATGCAACAACcattttcttccttttatataaataatttgttGCAATTTTTGTAGTTTGGGTCATTCTGCTTTTAGATTTATttccattcattttttttatagaagaAAATTACAAGAAACTTGTTTGTGTTGAGGTTAATTTACATTTTTACTAGTTTGTAACGTTGAATTCACTATGTTGTACTTATATTAGAGTCgataaattttcttttaattttgtaCTTATATTTGGTATTTGGTATAAATCTCCCCTGATATAGCATGGGTTATAGGGAGGGTTTGGATCGGCTAAATGCACTGTATGGATATTGTTTCATGCACCATAATAAtctaattataaattttaatattaaaatagcAGCTCTGTTGTGCATTCAGCCACAATAGGGGATCCAAATCCTTATAGgtaacaaagtaaaaaaacatGAACGGTAAAGCTATAGAATAAGAAGATGAGAGTGAAAAGTCAAAAATGCTTATGAGAGCGAAAACCTGCAAAggcaaaacaataaagtgagttgaagttatataaaaattacaaataaatcgGATTATATTTGTATTGAATCAAGACCAAGACCAACACCAACTCTTAGGGTGACCAAAATCCGAAAATTCGATCCgaaccaaattgaatttaaaattctATTTAGATTTTCGGTAAAtttgaattgatttttttaaaaatttcggATGCGGATGCTGATTGAATTTTAAAATGCAAAGTTATccgaaatatatttataaattgtatatatatataatccatatatgtttattattattattattattaaaataaaccaAACGAATataaaatatgtgttgaaaAATTCTAATGATGTTTGGTATTAGACTTCCGAATTTTGGTATTGAATTTGCAAATTTTTGGATTTTAGtattgatttttttgatttctatactatatttttatgtaatttcgGGTTTATTCGGATCGAAGCGGATTTCATAGTTTAGCATTCCATATTaggattttcaaaaaatttggATCAGgtttatttttcatataaatTTGGATATTTCGAATTGGGTAAAAATCTGATCCGAAATCCGAATACACCTCTGCCAACCCCGACATATAGTGGTTGCTAAAAGTGTATATTTGTTTGGTTTTTAGATGTAGCCATGTAGGTCAGTTGATTTTTTCTTCTAAACTTTTCAACTGTATTAACTAAGTCAAGCGAAAGAGATAGTAAAAATATGAACATCTCCTAAACCTGGTGCCTATTCAACCTAATTTCACTAATTCGCCAACAAAATCCTATCTTTCACACTagaaaattcaatttcataagTTACATAGTAAAAGTAAGTCAATTTTATAACTAAATAAACTCATACTAACACATTTCAGGTGGCAATTGTCTTCTCCAGATTGGCTTTATTAATTTATCGACTGTTTGGCTAACTaactactttttttattttacgcgccatttaatttaatttaattaaaatttgaataaaaacacTTGAATTACTATTTTGAGATGtaaatttatcattaatgataacATGATTACAAATCTAAGTTGTTATATgtgagatttttttttgttaccaATTCAGTTACATTTCATATTATCACTGCTATAAAAGAGTGTCACGTGTTTTAACCGTAAAACTACCATCTAG
This genomic interval from Salvia splendens isolate huo1 chromosome 13, SspV2, whole genome shotgun sequence contains the following:
- the LOC121762699 gene encoding N-terminal acetyltransferase B complex auxiliary subunit NAA25-like isoform X2; translated protein: MYKTAGEERFLLWAVCSILLQVCCGNGGEKLFQLAEGLLKKHIASHGLHEPEALSVYISLLEEQNKYNDALEILSGNLGSLMMIEVDKLRLKGRLLAREGDFAAAADVFQSVLELCPDDWECSLQYIGSLLEDDSISVKDNGPVHTTKSIECKNLHMPGEVFDSRMSRAVNFIQKLMEASSNSERGPYLALLEIERRKLLFQKGDADKLLQGLMQYFIRFGHLACFASDVEEFLHVLVSNKKSEFLRNLVKENEATTVVPAKALGQSITVFKVQNLIGNLISLPVDELENMAVQMTQMFYNNLPLSKDLDTQESMYGEELLPMACNILVQLYWRTRDLGYLVEAIMVLEFGLAIRRYVFQYKILLVHLYSYWNSLPLAYERYKSLDVKNILLETVSHHILPQMLASPLWPDLNILLSDYLRFMDDHFRESADLTFLAYRHRNYSKAIEFVQFKERLQRSSQYLMAKIELPILQIKQNSNNIDEEESTLESLGYGTHFIDLSNEIGSKLLTFNEDFNLRPWWTPTYDKNYLLGPFGGPSYCPRENMQNLIKQTELDAVKKIEKRSLLPRMIYLSIYSASASVKENIEANGSTVDPKLPLELKILLERYAKILEFPFREAVELVFGVSSGQKSLEVPSMDIIDWTNFVVFLNAWNLNSHEIGQGDSGRSTWKLANTFLRKYVEEMIKSAGPVVSSPGNDLSFLVQLVTEPLAWHALILQSCVRSLHPSAKKKKKGGSVEQSNSQLLNEIHISIQSLRDTIEVITKWLKDQLQKPHDGKFETMYSLVQRDDTCDGPGKVFKILRSPVSAMKDAEVGDRILEALHSWDPADVVRKIVAGQDGLLLELLKICESRIKSLQALRIQL
- the LOC121762699 gene encoding N-terminal acetyltransferase B complex auxiliary subunit NAA25-like isoform X1 produces the protein MASKFGLAGGIPERRVRPIWDAVDSRQFKNALKLSTALLSKYPSSPYALALKALILERMGKNEEALGVCLNAKEILCTNDSNVFVDDLTLSTLQIVFQRLDHLDMATSCYEHACTKCPNNLELMMGLFNCYVREYSFVKQQQIAIKMYKTAGEERFLLWAVCSILLQVCCGNGGEKLFQLAEGLLKKHIASHGLHEPEALSVYISLLEEQNKYNDALEILSGNLGSLMMIEVDKLRLKGRLLAREGDFAAAADVFQSVLELCPDDWECSLQYIGSLLEDDSISVKDNGPVHTTKSIECKNLHMPGEVFDSRMSRAVNFIQKLMEASSNSERGPYLALLEIERRKLLFQKGDADKLLQGLMQYFIRFGHLACFASDVEEFLHVLVSNKKSEFLRNLVKENEATTVVPAKALGQSITVFKVQNLIGNLISLPVDELENMAVQMTQMFYNNLPLSKDLDTQESMYGEELLPMACNILVQLYWRTRDLGYLVEAIMVLEFGLAIRRYVFQYKILLVHLYSYWNSLPLAYERYKSLDVKNILLETVSHHILPQMLASPLWPDLNILLSDYLRFMDDHFRESADLTFLAYRHRNYSKAIEFVQFKERLQRSSQYLMAKIELPILQIKQNSNNIDEEESTLESLGYGTHFIDLSNEIGSKLLTFNEDFNLRPWWTPTYDKNYLLGPFGGPSYCPRENMQNLIKQTELDAVKKIEKRSLLPRMIYLSIYSASASVKENIEANGSTVDPKLPLELKILLERYAKILEFPFREAVELVFGVSSGQKSLEVPSMDIIDWTNFVVFLNAWNLNSHEIGQGDSGRSTWKLANTFLRKYVEEMIKSAGPVVSSPGNDLSFLVQLVTEPLAWHALILQSCVRSLHPSAKKKKKGGSVEQSNSQLLNEIHISIQSLRDTIEVITKWLKDQLQKPHDGKFETMYSLVQRDDTCDGPGKVFKILRSPVSAMKDAEVGDRILEALHSWDPADVVRKIVAGQDGLLLELLKICESRIKSLQALRIQL